A window of the Phaenicophaeus curvirostris isolate KB17595 chromosome 9, BPBGC_Pcur_1.0, whole genome shotgun sequence genome harbors these coding sequences:
- the SEC24C gene encoding protein transport protein Sec24C isoform X1, whose product MSVNQQAHAGPPYGQPQPGYQGYQQPAYGGQPLPGVPHSQYGAYNGPMPGYQQPVPPQGYFPSLGFPSKGSPVSLNSDTSLAPNFIGSLRAPPTSGAPTPASGASLPSGHLAYSQFGQGDVQNGIPTSAAPMQRPPASQPFLPGSAPSPVSQASAFQQYGPPAAGVQQLSNHMAGMTIGSAAAAAPPPAGLGYGTPTSVPPVSGSFSAAGSGLYTPYTASQGPPPSVTQGLPLAQSPFPGQPMPAQRLPAPVPGFPPPPSSAGLGPSSYPPTTVAPRPPAMPGPPAAGPPAAQPNHVSSPPPPSAMAGPPPGPPMSGLHGPPPPTHPPQPGYQMQQNGSFGQVRGPQPNYGGGYPGTPHYGTQPGPPPPPKRLDPDSIPSPQLNELPPQQKPRHRIDPDAIPSPIQVIEDDRSNRGSEPFVTGVRGQVPPLVTTNFLVKDQGNASPRYIRCTSYNVPCTSDMAKQSQVPLAAVIKPLAALPPEETLPYLVDHGESGPVRCNRCKAYMCPFMQFIEGGRRFQCCFCSCVTEVPPHYFQHLDHTGKRVDFYDRPELSLGSYEFLATVDYCKNNKFPSPPAFIFMIDVSYNAVKSGLVRLVCEELKSLLDYLPREGNMEESAIRVGFVTYNKVLHFYNVKSSLAQPQMMVVSDVADMFVPLLDGFLVNVNESRTVIASLLDQIPEMFADTRETETVFAPVIQAGLEALKAAECAGKLFIFHTSLPIAEAPGKLKNRDDKKLISTDKEKTLFQPQTSFYNNLAKDCVAQGCCVDLFLFPNQYLDVATLGVVTYQTGGSIYKYAYFQLETDQDRFLNDLRRDVQKEVGFDAVMRVRTSTGIRATDFFGAFYMSNTTDVEMAGLDCDKTITVEFKHDDKLSEDSGALLQCALLYTSCAGQRRLRIHNLSLNCCTQLADLYRNCETDTLINYLAKYAYRGVLSSPVKAVRDALISQCAQILACYRKNCASPSSAGQLILPECMKLLPVYLNCVLKSDVLQPGPEVTTDDRAYIRQLVTSMDVAETNVFFYPRLLPLTKADVDSDSLPAAIRNSEERLSKGDIYLLENGLNIFLWVGVNVQQGLIQNLFGVSSFSQISNTLSTLPVLENPFSKKVRSIISMLQMQRSRYMKLIIVKQEDKLEMLFKHFLVEDKSLSGGASYVDFLCHMHKEIRQLLS is encoded by the exons GTTCATTAAGAGCCCCTCCAACATCTGGAGCCCCCACTCCAGCCTCTGGagcatctcttccttctgggCACTTGGCATACAGTCAGTTTGGACAGGGGGATGTGCAGAATGGAATTCCAACCTCGGCAGCCCCGATGCAGCG GCCACCTGCTTCTCAGCCGTTTCTGCCAGGCTCAGCACCCTCACCTGTCAGCCAGGCATCTGCGTTCCAGCAATACGGCCCCCCCGCAGCCGGCgtgcagcagctcagcaacCACATGGCAGGAATGACCATTGgcagtgcagcagctgctgctcctccccCAGCTGGACTGGGCTACG GTACCCCAACATCGGTTCCCCCGGTCTCAGGAAGCTTCAGTGCAGCAGGATCTGGTCTCTACACACCCTACACGGCGAGCCAAGGACCCCCTCCCAGTGTGACTCAGGGCCTTCCTCTGGCACAGTCTCCGTTCCCTGGTCAGCCCATGCCGGCTCAGCGCCTGCCTGCTCCAGTCCCTGGTTTTCCCCCTCCTCCGTCTTCTGCAGGGCTTGGGCCCTCCTCTTACCCCCCTACCACAGTCGCCCCCAGGCCGCCAGCCATGCCAGGCCCACCGGCAGCTGGACCACCAGCGGCCCAGCCTAACCACGTGTCCTCACCACCGCCACCATCAGCCATGGCAGGGCCACCCCCGGGGCCTCCCATGAGCGGCCTCCATGGACCACCTCCTCCCACTCATCCTCCGCAGCCAGGATACCAAATGCAGCAGAACG GTTCATTTGGGCAGGTGAGGGGTCCCCAACCAAACTATGGAGGAGGCTATCCAGGAACACCACATTATGGAACTCAACCCGGACCACCGCCTCCGCCAAAACGCTTGGATCCAGATTCCATTCCTAGCCCT caacttAATGAGCTGCCACCCCAGCAGAAACCCAGGCACAGAATAGACCCAGATGCAATTCCTAGTCCA ATTCAAGTGATTGAAGATGACAGGAGTAACCGTGGGTCAGAACCGTTTGTCACTGGAGTGAGAGGGCAGGTCCCACCTCTTGTAACTACAAATTTCTTGGTCAAGGATCAAG GCAACGCAAGCCCCCGCTACATAAGATGCACATCTTATAATGTTCCCTGCACTTCAGACATGGCCAAACAGTCACAAGTTCCCCTGGCTGCTGTCATAAAACCGCTGGCTGCTTTGCCCCCGGAGGAG ACCCTTCCTTACCTGGTAGATCACGGAGAGTCTGGCCCTGTCCGATGCAATAGGTGCAAGGCTTACATGTGCCCTTTTATGCAATTCATCGAGGGTGGGAGGAGGTTCCAgtgctgtttctgcagctgcGTCACTGAGG tgccccctcacTACTTCCAGCATTTGGATCATACTGGAAAGCGGGTAGACTTCTATGATAGACCTGAGTTATCACTGGGATCTTATGAGTTTCTAGCAACAGTTGACTATTGCAAG AACAACAAGTTTCCTAGTCcacctgctttcattttcatgatTGATGTGTCCTACAATGCTGTGAAGAGTGGCTTAGTGAGGCTAGTATGTGAAGAATTGAAGTCACTCCTAGATTACCTCCCCAG GGAAGGCAACATGGAAGAATCAGCCATTCGAGTTGGCTTTGTCACCTACAACAAGGTGTTACACTTCTATAATGTGAAGAGCTCGCTGGCACAGCCACAAATGATGGTTGTTTCAGATGTGGCAGATATGTTTGTGCCCCTCCTTGATGGTTTTCTGGTGAACGTGAATGAGTCCAGGACAGTGATTGCCAG TTTGCTGGACCAGATTCCGGAAATGTTTGCAGacacaagagaaacagaaactgTTTTTGCACCTGTGATTCAAGCAGGGCTGGAGGCGCTGAAG GCAGCCGAGTGTGCCGGCAAGCTCTTCATTTTCCACACCTCTCTGCCCATTGCAGAGGCCCCAGGAAAGTTAAAGAACAGGGATGATAAGAAACTGATCAGCACTGATAAGGAGAAG ACTTTGTTTCAACCACAGACAAGCTTTTACAACAACTTGGCCAAGGACTGTGTGGCCCAAGGCTGCTGTGTGGATCTGTTCCTGTTTCCAAACCAGTATTTGGATGTGGCAACACTGGGTGTAGTAACCTACCAGACAGGAGGCTCCATCTATAAGTATGCGTATTTCCAG CTGGAGACAGACCAGGACAGATTCCTGAATGACTTGAGAAGAGATGTCCAGAAGGAAGTGGGATTTGATGCTGTCATGAGAGTGCGCACAAGCACAG gtatTCGAGCAACTGACTTTTTTGGAGCTTTCTACATGAGTAACACAACAGATGTTGAGATGGCAGGTTTGGACTGTGATAAAACAATCACAGTGGAGTTCAAGCATGATGACAAACTGAGCGAAGACAGTGGTGCGCTCCTCCAG TGTGCTCTGTTGTATACAAGTTGTGCAGGACAGCGACGACTCCGCATTCACAACCTCTCCTTAAACTGCTGCACGCAGCTTGCTGACCTCTATCGAAACTGTGAGACAGACACCCTCATCAATTACTTGGCTAAATATG CATATCGTGGAGTTCTGAGTAGTCCAGTAAAAGCTGTACGAGATGCACTAATCAGCCAGTGCGCCCAGATCCTCGCTTGCTATCGAAAGAACTGTGCTAGTCCCTCTTCGGCTGGCCAG CTGATCCTTCCTGAATGCATGAAGCTGCTTCCTGTGTACTTGAATTGTGTGTTGAAGAGTGACGTCCTTCAGCCTGGTCCAGAGGTCACAACGGATGACCGTGCCTACATTCGCCAGTTGGTCACGTCCATGGATGTGgcagaaacaaatgttttcttttatcccAGGCTTTTGCCCCTG ACCAAAGCAGATGTTGACAGTGACTCCTTGCCAGCAGCAATCCGGAACTCAGAGGAACGTCTCTCCAAGGGTGACATTTACCTGTTGGAGAACGGGCTGAACATCTTTTTGTGGGTGGGAGTCAACGTGCAGCAAGGCCTGATCCAGAACCTCTTTGGAGTGTCATCCTTCAGTCAGATCAGCAACACCTTG AGTACCCTGCCTGTCCTGGAAAACCCCTTTTCAAAGAAAGTACGATCTATTATCAGCATGCTTCAAATGCAGAGATCCCGCTACATGAAG TTAATAATTGTGAAGCAAGAAGACAAGCTGGAGATGCTGTTCAAACACTTCCTAGTGGAGGACAAGAGCCTGAGCGGAGGTGCTTCCTACGTGGACTTCCTGTGTCACATGCACAAGGAGATTCGGCAGCTACTGAGCTAG
- the SEC24C gene encoding protein transport protein Sec24C isoform X2, producing MSVNQQAHAGPPYGQPQPGYQGYQQPAYGGQPLPGVPHSQYGAYNGPMPGYQQPVPPQGYFPSLGFPSKGSPVSLNSDTSLAPNFIGSLRAPPTSGAPTPASGASLPSGHLAYSQFGQGDVQNGIPTSAAPMQRPPASQPFLPGSAPSPVSQASAFQQYGPPAAGVQQLSNHMAGMTIGSAAAAAPPPAGLGYGTPTSVPPVSGSFSAAGSGLYTPYTASQGPPPSVTQGLPLAQSPFPGQPMPAQRLPAPVPGFPPPPSSAGLGPSSYPPTTVAPRPPAMPGPPAAGPPAAQPNHVSSPPPPSAMAGPPPGPPMSGLHGPPPPTHPPQPGYQMQQNGSFGQVRGPQPNYGGGYPGTPHYGTQPGPPPPPKRLDPDSIPSPIQVIEDDRSNRGSEPFVTGVRGQVPPLVTTNFLVKDQGNASPRYIRCTSYNVPCTSDMAKQSQVPLAAVIKPLAALPPEETLPYLVDHGESGPVRCNRCKAYMCPFMQFIEGGRRFQCCFCSCVTEVPPHYFQHLDHTGKRVDFYDRPELSLGSYEFLATVDYCKNNKFPSPPAFIFMIDVSYNAVKSGLVRLVCEELKSLLDYLPREGNMEESAIRVGFVTYNKVLHFYNVKSSLAQPQMMVVSDVADMFVPLLDGFLVNVNESRTVIASLLDQIPEMFADTRETETVFAPVIQAGLEALKAAECAGKLFIFHTSLPIAEAPGKLKNRDDKKLISTDKEKTLFQPQTSFYNNLAKDCVAQGCCVDLFLFPNQYLDVATLGVVTYQTGGSIYKYAYFQLETDQDRFLNDLRRDVQKEVGFDAVMRVRTSTGIRATDFFGAFYMSNTTDVEMAGLDCDKTITVEFKHDDKLSEDSGALLQCALLYTSCAGQRRLRIHNLSLNCCTQLADLYRNCETDTLINYLAKYAYRGVLSSPVKAVRDALISQCAQILACYRKNCASPSSAGQLILPECMKLLPVYLNCVLKSDVLQPGPEVTTDDRAYIRQLVTSMDVAETNVFFYPRLLPLTKADVDSDSLPAAIRNSEERLSKGDIYLLENGLNIFLWVGVNVQQGLIQNLFGVSSFSQISNTLSTLPVLENPFSKKVRSIISMLQMQRSRYMKLIIVKQEDKLEMLFKHFLVEDKSLSGGASYVDFLCHMHKEIRQLLS from the exons GTTCATTAAGAGCCCCTCCAACATCTGGAGCCCCCACTCCAGCCTCTGGagcatctcttccttctgggCACTTGGCATACAGTCAGTTTGGACAGGGGGATGTGCAGAATGGAATTCCAACCTCGGCAGCCCCGATGCAGCG GCCACCTGCTTCTCAGCCGTTTCTGCCAGGCTCAGCACCCTCACCTGTCAGCCAGGCATCTGCGTTCCAGCAATACGGCCCCCCCGCAGCCGGCgtgcagcagctcagcaacCACATGGCAGGAATGACCATTGgcagtgcagcagctgctgctcctccccCAGCTGGACTGGGCTACG GTACCCCAACATCGGTTCCCCCGGTCTCAGGAAGCTTCAGTGCAGCAGGATCTGGTCTCTACACACCCTACACGGCGAGCCAAGGACCCCCTCCCAGTGTGACTCAGGGCCTTCCTCTGGCACAGTCTCCGTTCCCTGGTCAGCCCATGCCGGCTCAGCGCCTGCCTGCTCCAGTCCCTGGTTTTCCCCCTCCTCCGTCTTCTGCAGGGCTTGGGCCCTCCTCTTACCCCCCTACCACAGTCGCCCCCAGGCCGCCAGCCATGCCAGGCCCACCGGCAGCTGGACCACCAGCGGCCCAGCCTAACCACGTGTCCTCACCACCGCCACCATCAGCCATGGCAGGGCCACCCCCGGGGCCTCCCATGAGCGGCCTCCATGGACCACCTCCTCCCACTCATCCTCCGCAGCCAGGATACCAAATGCAGCAGAACG GTTCATTTGGGCAGGTGAGGGGTCCCCAACCAAACTATGGAGGAGGCTATCCAGGAACACCACATTATGGAACTCAACCCGGACCACCGCCTCCGCCAAAACGCTTGGATCCAGATTCCATTCCTAGCCCT ATTCAAGTGATTGAAGATGACAGGAGTAACCGTGGGTCAGAACCGTTTGTCACTGGAGTGAGAGGGCAGGTCCCACCTCTTGTAACTACAAATTTCTTGGTCAAGGATCAAG GCAACGCAAGCCCCCGCTACATAAGATGCACATCTTATAATGTTCCCTGCACTTCAGACATGGCCAAACAGTCACAAGTTCCCCTGGCTGCTGTCATAAAACCGCTGGCTGCTTTGCCCCCGGAGGAG ACCCTTCCTTACCTGGTAGATCACGGAGAGTCTGGCCCTGTCCGATGCAATAGGTGCAAGGCTTACATGTGCCCTTTTATGCAATTCATCGAGGGTGGGAGGAGGTTCCAgtgctgtttctgcagctgcGTCACTGAGG tgccccctcacTACTTCCAGCATTTGGATCATACTGGAAAGCGGGTAGACTTCTATGATAGACCTGAGTTATCACTGGGATCTTATGAGTTTCTAGCAACAGTTGACTATTGCAAG AACAACAAGTTTCCTAGTCcacctgctttcattttcatgatTGATGTGTCCTACAATGCTGTGAAGAGTGGCTTAGTGAGGCTAGTATGTGAAGAATTGAAGTCACTCCTAGATTACCTCCCCAG GGAAGGCAACATGGAAGAATCAGCCATTCGAGTTGGCTTTGTCACCTACAACAAGGTGTTACACTTCTATAATGTGAAGAGCTCGCTGGCACAGCCACAAATGATGGTTGTTTCAGATGTGGCAGATATGTTTGTGCCCCTCCTTGATGGTTTTCTGGTGAACGTGAATGAGTCCAGGACAGTGATTGCCAG TTTGCTGGACCAGATTCCGGAAATGTTTGCAGacacaagagaaacagaaactgTTTTTGCACCTGTGATTCAAGCAGGGCTGGAGGCGCTGAAG GCAGCCGAGTGTGCCGGCAAGCTCTTCATTTTCCACACCTCTCTGCCCATTGCAGAGGCCCCAGGAAAGTTAAAGAACAGGGATGATAAGAAACTGATCAGCACTGATAAGGAGAAG ACTTTGTTTCAACCACAGACAAGCTTTTACAACAACTTGGCCAAGGACTGTGTGGCCCAAGGCTGCTGTGTGGATCTGTTCCTGTTTCCAAACCAGTATTTGGATGTGGCAACACTGGGTGTAGTAACCTACCAGACAGGAGGCTCCATCTATAAGTATGCGTATTTCCAG CTGGAGACAGACCAGGACAGATTCCTGAATGACTTGAGAAGAGATGTCCAGAAGGAAGTGGGATTTGATGCTGTCATGAGAGTGCGCACAAGCACAG gtatTCGAGCAACTGACTTTTTTGGAGCTTTCTACATGAGTAACACAACAGATGTTGAGATGGCAGGTTTGGACTGTGATAAAACAATCACAGTGGAGTTCAAGCATGATGACAAACTGAGCGAAGACAGTGGTGCGCTCCTCCAG TGTGCTCTGTTGTATACAAGTTGTGCAGGACAGCGACGACTCCGCATTCACAACCTCTCCTTAAACTGCTGCACGCAGCTTGCTGACCTCTATCGAAACTGTGAGACAGACACCCTCATCAATTACTTGGCTAAATATG CATATCGTGGAGTTCTGAGTAGTCCAGTAAAAGCTGTACGAGATGCACTAATCAGCCAGTGCGCCCAGATCCTCGCTTGCTATCGAAAGAACTGTGCTAGTCCCTCTTCGGCTGGCCAG CTGATCCTTCCTGAATGCATGAAGCTGCTTCCTGTGTACTTGAATTGTGTGTTGAAGAGTGACGTCCTTCAGCCTGGTCCAGAGGTCACAACGGATGACCGTGCCTACATTCGCCAGTTGGTCACGTCCATGGATGTGgcagaaacaaatgttttcttttatcccAGGCTTTTGCCCCTG ACCAAAGCAGATGTTGACAGTGACTCCTTGCCAGCAGCAATCCGGAACTCAGAGGAACGTCTCTCCAAGGGTGACATTTACCTGTTGGAGAACGGGCTGAACATCTTTTTGTGGGTGGGAGTCAACGTGCAGCAAGGCCTGATCCAGAACCTCTTTGGAGTGTCATCCTTCAGTCAGATCAGCAACACCTTG AGTACCCTGCCTGTCCTGGAAAACCCCTTTTCAAAGAAAGTACGATCTATTATCAGCATGCTTCAAATGCAGAGATCCCGCTACATGAAG TTAATAATTGTGAAGCAAGAAGACAAGCTGGAGATGCTGTTCAAACACTTCCTAGTGGAGGACAAGAGCCTGAGCGGAGGTGCTTCCTACGTGGACTTCCTGTGTCACATGCACAAGGAGATTCGGCAGCTACTGAGCTAG
- the SEC24C gene encoding protein transport protein Sec24C isoform X3, giving the protein MSVNQQAHAGPPYGQPQPGYQGYQQPAYGGQPLPGVPHSQYGAYNGPMPGYQQPVPPQGSLRAPPTSGAPTPASGASLPSGHLAYSQFGQGDVQNGIPTSAAPMQRPPASQPFLPGSAPSPVSQASAFQQYGPPAAGVQQLSNHMAGMTIGSAAAAAPPPAGLGYGTPTSVPPVSGSFSAAGSGLYTPYTASQGPPPSVTQGLPLAQSPFPGQPMPAQRLPAPVPGFPPPPSSAGLGPSSYPPTTVAPRPPAMPGPPAAGPPAAQPNHVSSPPPPSAMAGPPPGPPMSGLHGPPPPTHPPQPGYQMQQNGSFGQVRGPQPNYGGGYPGTPHYGTQPGPPPPPKRLDPDSIPSPQLNELPPQQKPRHRIDPDAIPSPIQVIEDDRSNRGSEPFVTGVRGQVPPLVTTNFLVKDQGNASPRYIRCTSYNVPCTSDMAKQSQVPLAAVIKPLAALPPEETLPYLVDHGESGPVRCNRCKAYMCPFMQFIEGGRRFQCCFCSCVTEVPPHYFQHLDHTGKRVDFYDRPELSLGSYEFLATVDYCKNNKFPSPPAFIFMIDVSYNAVKSGLVRLVCEELKSLLDYLPREGNMEESAIRVGFVTYNKVLHFYNVKSSLAQPQMMVVSDVADMFVPLLDGFLVNVNESRTVIASLLDQIPEMFADTRETETVFAPVIQAGLEALKAAECAGKLFIFHTSLPIAEAPGKLKNRDDKKLISTDKEKTLFQPQTSFYNNLAKDCVAQGCCVDLFLFPNQYLDVATLGVVTYQTGGSIYKYAYFQLETDQDRFLNDLRRDVQKEVGFDAVMRVRTSTGIRATDFFGAFYMSNTTDVEMAGLDCDKTITVEFKHDDKLSEDSGALLQCALLYTSCAGQRRLRIHNLSLNCCTQLADLYRNCETDTLINYLAKYAYRGVLSSPVKAVRDALISQCAQILACYRKNCASPSSAGQLILPECMKLLPVYLNCVLKSDVLQPGPEVTTDDRAYIRQLVTSMDVAETNVFFYPRLLPLTKADVDSDSLPAAIRNSEERLSKGDIYLLENGLNIFLWVGVNVQQGLIQNLFGVSSFSQISNTLSTLPVLENPFSKKVRSIISMLQMQRSRYMKLIIVKQEDKLEMLFKHFLVEDKSLSGGASYVDFLCHMHKEIRQLLS; this is encoded by the exons GTTCATTAAGAGCCCCTCCAACATCTGGAGCCCCCACTCCAGCCTCTGGagcatctcttccttctgggCACTTGGCATACAGTCAGTTTGGACAGGGGGATGTGCAGAATGGAATTCCAACCTCGGCAGCCCCGATGCAGCG GCCACCTGCTTCTCAGCCGTTTCTGCCAGGCTCAGCACCCTCACCTGTCAGCCAGGCATCTGCGTTCCAGCAATACGGCCCCCCCGCAGCCGGCgtgcagcagctcagcaacCACATGGCAGGAATGACCATTGgcagtgcagcagctgctgctcctccccCAGCTGGACTGGGCTACG GTACCCCAACATCGGTTCCCCCGGTCTCAGGAAGCTTCAGTGCAGCAGGATCTGGTCTCTACACACCCTACACGGCGAGCCAAGGACCCCCTCCCAGTGTGACTCAGGGCCTTCCTCTGGCACAGTCTCCGTTCCCTGGTCAGCCCATGCCGGCTCAGCGCCTGCCTGCTCCAGTCCCTGGTTTTCCCCCTCCTCCGTCTTCTGCAGGGCTTGGGCCCTCCTCTTACCCCCCTACCACAGTCGCCCCCAGGCCGCCAGCCATGCCAGGCCCACCGGCAGCTGGACCACCAGCGGCCCAGCCTAACCACGTGTCCTCACCACCGCCACCATCAGCCATGGCAGGGCCACCCCCGGGGCCTCCCATGAGCGGCCTCCATGGACCACCTCCTCCCACTCATCCTCCGCAGCCAGGATACCAAATGCAGCAGAACG GTTCATTTGGGCAGGTGAGGGGTCCCCAACCAAACTATGGAGGAGGCTATCCAGGAACACCACATTATGGAACTCAACCCGGACCACCGCCTCCGCCAAAACGCTTGGATCCAGATTCCATTCCTAGCCCT caacttAATGAGCTGCCACCCCAGCAGAAACCCAGGCACAGAATAGACCCAGATGCAATTCCTAGTCCA ATTCAAGTGATTGAAGATGACAGGAGTAACCGTGGGTCAGAACCGTTTGTCACTGGAGTGAGAGGGCAGGTCCCACCTCTTGTAACTACAAATTTCTTGGTCAAGGATCAAG GCAACGCAAGCCCCCGCTACATAAGATGCACATCTTATAATGTTCCCTGCACTTCAGACATGGCCAAACAGTCACAAGTTCCCCTGGCTGCTGTCATAAAACCGCTGGCTGCTTTGCCCCCGGAGGAG ACCCTTCCTTACCTGGTAGATCACGGAGAGTCTGGCCCTGTCCGATGCAATAGGTGCAAGGCTTACATGTGCCCTTTTATGCAATTCATCGAGGGTGGGAGGAGGTTCCAgtgctgtttctgcagctgcGTCACTGAGG tgccccctcacTACTTCCAGCATTTGGATCATACTGGAAAGCGGGTAGACTTCTATGATAGACCTGAGTTATCACTGGGATCTTATGAGTTTCTAGCAACAGTTGACTATTGCAAG AACAACAAGTTTCCTAGTCcacctgctttcattttcatgatTGATGTGTCCTACAATGCTGTGAAGAGTGGCTTAGTGAGGCTAGTATGTGAAGAATTGAAGTCACTCCTAGATTACCTCCCCAG GGAAGGCAACATGGAAGAATCAGCCATTCGAGTTGGCTTTGTCACCTACAACAAGGTGTTACACTTCTATAATGTGAAGAGCTCGCTGGCACAGCCACAAATGATGGTTGTTTCAGATGTGGCAGATATGTTTGTGCCCCTCCTTGATGGTTTTCTGGTGAACGTGAATGAGTCCAGGACAGTGATTGCCAG TTTGCTGGACCAGATTCCGGAAATGTTTGCAGacacaagagaaacagaaactgTTTTTGCACCTGTGATTCAAGCAGGGCTGGAGGCGCTGAAG GCAGCCGAGTGTGCCGGCAAGCTCTTCATTTTCCACACCTCTCTGCCCATTGCAGAGGCCCCAGGAAAGTTAAAGAACAGGGATGATAAGAAACTGATCAGCACTGATAAGGAGAAG ACTTTGTTTCAACCACAGACAAGCTTTTACAACAACTTGGCCAAGGACTGTGTGGCCCAAGGCTGCTGTGTGGATCTGTTCCTGTTTCCAAACCAGTATTTGGATGTGGCAACACTGGGTGTAGTAACCTACCAGACAGGAGGCTCCATCTATAAGTATGCGTATTTCCAG CTGGAGACAGACCAGGACAGATTCCTGAATGACTTGAGAAGAGATGTCCAGAAGGAAGTGGGATTTGATGCTGTCATGAGAGTGCGCACAAGCACAG gtatTCGAGCAACTGACTTTTTTGGAGCTTTCTACATGAGTAACACAACAGATGTTGAGATGGCAGGTTTGGACTGTGATAAAACAATCACAGTGGAGTTCAAGCATGATGACAAACTGAGCGAAGACAGTGGTGCGCTCCTCCAG TGTGCTCTGTTGTATACAAGTTGTGCAGGACAGCGACGACTCCGCATTCACAACCTCTCCTTAAACTGCTGCACGCAGCTTGCTGACCTCTATCGAAACTGTGAGACAGACACCCTCATCAATTACTTGGCTAAATATG CATATCGTGGAGTTCTGAGTAGTCCAGTAAAAGCTGTACGAGATGCACTAATCAGCCAGTGCGCCCAGATCCTCGCTTGCTATCGAAAGAACTGTGCTAGTCCCTCTTCGGCTGGCCAG CTGATCCTTCCTGAATGCATGAAGCTGCTTCCTGTGTACTTGAATTGTGTGTTGAAGAGTGACGTCCTTCAGCCTGGTCCAGAGGTCACAACGGATGACCGTGCCTACATTCGCCAGTTGGTCACGTCCATGGATGTGgcagaaacaaatgttttcttttatcccAGGCTTTTGCCCCTG ACCAAAGCAGATGTTGACAGTGACTCCTTGCCAGCAGCAATCCGGAACTCAGAGGAACGTCTCTCCAAGGGTGACATTTACCTGTTGGAGAACGGGCTGAACATCTTTTTGTGGGTGGGAGTCAACGTGCAGCAAGGCCTGATCCAGAACCTCTTTGGAGTGTCATCCTTCAGTCAGATCAGCAACACCTTG AGTACCCTGCCTGTCCTGGAAAACCCCTTTTCAAAGAAAGTACGATCTATTATCAGCATGCTTCAAATGCAGAGATCCCGCTACATGAAG TTAATAATTGTGAAGCAAGAAGACAAGCTGGAGATGCTGTTCAAACACTTCCTAGTGGAGGACAAGAGCCTGAGCGGAGGTGCTTCCTACGTGGACTTCCTGTGTCACATGCACAAGGAGATTCGGCAGCTACTGAGCTAG